The Eulemur rufifrons isolate Redbay chromosome 14, OSU_ERuf_1, whole genome shotgun sequence sequence CGGTTCACCCAGGCGCTGGAGCCCGTGCTCGGGACAGTGCAGCTCTGCAGTCTCCTGAGTTCGGATCCCAGACAAGAAATGCCCAACTTTGGGTCTCAGCTGCCTCTTCCTGCACTGTGTGCCTGAACAGACCCCATCCCCTCTGctctggtctctgtctctctgcctgtctctttGTCTCTAGGTCTCTGGCggtttccccttcctcccccattcTGCTCCCCAGAGAGGAAACCCCAGAAGTGGCCTGCCCACTGCTTTCtcactcattctctctctcccccccctttcCAGTTTGCAAACTCAGCTCTGGAGTTCGGCGGTGACAGCAGCAGGAAAAACCTGCCCCGGCCCCCACCTCCCGCCGCCTCCCCTACCCTGTGCTCCCTTCACCAACCAAGCACCCCCAGTTCCTGCAAGGCCCTCCTGCTATGTCGGACCCTGACATCCCCAGGGGCCCTGATGCCCCTGCCATGTGGCCCCCCTGTTCCAGGGGTGCCTGAACCCCTAAAAGAGCCCCAGCCCCCCCAACTCAGCTCAGTCCTGAGCCCCAGGGACCATGAGTGGGGGCAAGAAGAAGAGTAGTTTCCAAATCACCAGCGTCACCACAGACTACGAGggcccagggagcccaggggGTCCAGATACCCCTGACCTGCCAGCTCCCACAGGGCCCCCACCCCGCCTGCCCAATGGGGAGCCCAGCCCTGATCCAGGGGGCAAGGGCACCCCCCGGAATGGCTCCCCACCGCCTGGGGCCCCCGCCTCTCGTTTCCGGGTAGTGAAGCTGCCCCACGGCCTGGGAGAGCCTTATCGCCGAGGTCGTTGGACGTGTGTGGATGTTTACGAGAGAGACCTGGAGCCCCCCAGCTTCGGCCGACTCCTGGAGGGAATTCGAGGGGCCTCAGGGGGCACCGGGGGCCGATCTTTGGATTCCAGGTTGGAGCTGGCCAGCTTGGGCCTGGGCGCCCCTGTCCCACAGTCAGGCCTGTCTCAGGGCCCCACCTCCTGGCTtcgcccaccccccacctcccctggaCCTCAGGCCCGCTCCTTCACTGGGGGGCTGGGCCAGCTGGCGGTACCTGGCAAAGCCAAAGTGGAGACACCCCCCCTgtcagcctccccaccccagcagcgCCCCCCAGAGCCTGGGACCAGGGATAGCGCAGGCACTTCCAGGGCTGCCACACCCCTGCCTTCCTTGAGGGTAGAAGTGGAGGCTGGGGGCTCAGCAGCTGGGACCCCTCCACTGTCTCGAAGGAAGGATGGAGACGTGCGGCTGAGGATGGAGTTGGTTGCTCCAGAGGAGATGGGGCAGGTAAGAGCTGGGTTCCAGGTTGGGGGAGACATCCAGAAGGTTGCGCCTTGGCATAAGCTCCatcctggcctccctgcctccattgTCACCTGTCTGTCAGATAGATAGCCCTCTTTTCTCTCCGTGTCATCTCTCTTGGAAGTCTATTCCTCCTCTGTTTTCTGTCTTAGGCTCCTTCTTTCCTGCTTTCTGTACCGTCTTTCTCTCCGACTTTTCATTTGTTGTCTTTGGCCTCCATTTCATCTCTGGATAGCCTGTAGCATGTGTGGCCTCCTCATCTGGCCTTCaccctctttttttcttggtctcaCCCCCTCTGGCTCCAGGTGATGAGAGTGGAGGCCCCGGCTGGGGTTGGCTATGGGTAGCTGGGCCCCTTGTGGTGAAGGTGCCTGGGTTTGGGGAGGAAAGGTTGGGTGGGCATTCCACTTAAGTCTCCATTGCAGCCCCATCCtgaatgtggggggggggggtcttctTTCCTCCCACCAGCCACCCATCCCAGCCCCATGTCTAGCTTGGTTGCAAGCCAAGTTTTTCTGAGGACCCGAGGAATCGGGTGGGGGGAACATATTACAGGGATGGGGGGCCTTGCTGGTttgtccccccaaccccaggtGTCTGTCTCAGTTCTTGCATCTGGGCCTCTCCAGGACCGATAACTGGGGGTGGCCACCCTGGAGTGGGAGAGCAGCCACGGGAAGCAGCTGAGAAGGAGTTAAATCCTTTGCTCTTTCGGCTTCCTGTCTCCAAAAGAGGAACAAGTCTGGGCTGGGGGGCAGGATGCCTgggtccctggggtgggggtgggcagccaGGGATGTGGGGGTTGGACACTTCTGTcctaaaggagaaaataacaCCTTGgactgctggaggaaaggcagggagTGTGAGGATGAGAACTCTTTCCCCTTCCTGGCCTTGGGCACAAACCACAGTATAAAAATAACCTGAGACTGGATGTCTGGGTCCTGTCAGGACCGGTCAGGAccggctccccccaccccctcctgatCTCAAGCTCCTGTCTCTTttgacccccaccccccacttttCTTGAGCTCTTTCGTTCAGTTCCTACCCCTGGGGAGAAGatgctgtttcctttgctggtCCCTGTTCCCAGACTCTTCCAAAGCAAGCCCCCTTGGCCGCCATCCTCTCTGCTCTATTTGTCCTTAAGCCCTACTTGAGCTCCCCTTGGGACCCTGGCCCTCTCTTCAgtgcccccacccccttccttcccctATGTCCTGATCGCTTCCTGTGTGTATGCATCTGGGTCGATCCCAAAAGTTTGTCTCTCCTGTACAGTCCCCCATGCCTCTTTAACAGATCAGGGTGGTGGAGAAGGGCCAGGGGATACCACCTGGGCCCCCTTCCTCTGCTCAGTCCCTCTAACCACCCTGGACTCTCTGTTCTTGGCTTTTCCGAGAAGCTAGGGCCTCCCAGGGCCTCACAGAGGCGTCTTGTCTTGTTCCTGTCGCCCCCGCCCTTTTGCAGCCGCCCCCAGCGCCTGTTGGGCTGTGTGGGTCCACGCCCAGGCTCCGCCTCCCCACATCTCCACaaccgcacccccccccccccaaagcagggcagagagcaggatCAGAACTTCACCTGAGTCCTGAGAAGTTTGGGAGGAGAGGCTAAAATTGGGGGTAGGGGGATGGAGAGGCAGTTTCTGaggattcattcattctacaaatagcTACTAAACAAACTGACCTTCTAGCAGGAGAGACACAATAAATACTTTAATTTCAGATAATATTAGGtgctataaaaaaatgaaacagtacAGTGGACCAGTGAATGATGGGGGAATGCCTCTCTGAGGAAGTGTGACGTTTGAGTCACTTTAAGAAGGCAGATATTCTCTGAGTAGCCTCTGATTAGGGGTCCCAGTTCAGCTTTGGGGGAGCAGGGATGCTGGAGAGCCTATCTGCGCCGCTCACCCCAGTCCTCAGGGTGACCCCTGTCCCTTGCTTCTGGTACTTGCCTTCCCCATAGCTGGAGGGGGGAAGGGCTGTGGGGCAGGACTCCTGGGTCCTTGGAAGACAGTGGGCgggtgaggggcagagagggagactGCTCTGCAAGTTGTAAGGTGGCTGGTTATTGTCTCTCTCTTGATGTGATGGTTCCTACCTCTCTGCCTCCAGGTGCCAGCACTCGACTCTCGCCCCAGTTCCCCGGCTCTCTACTTCTTCCCTGATACCAGTCTTGTTCACAAGTCTCCAGACCCGTTtggggctgcagcccagagccTCAGCTTGGCCCGATCTATGTTGGCCATCAGTGGTCACCTGGACAGCGATGACGATAGGTAGGTGTTCCGTGTGATGGGGCATGAGGGTTAGGCTCCCCACCCAGCAGCTGGGATAGCTACATGAAACTGGCTGGTAAATGTCCTTCCCCCAAGTTGAACTTGGAGAGGACACTTAAACAGAGAAACCTGGCCTGGGCATAACCACTGGGCAAAGTTGATTTGGGACCCACTCCCTCTCTGTGGAGAGAGCTGGGTGGGACTCCCTGGCTTGGGACTGTCAAGTCAGAGACTTTTTTAGAGTTTGAAGGGAGTCATTGTTGTCAAATTCCAGAGCTCTTGCAGATTTAGCGATCATCTGGCCAACCCTAGGAACCCACTGGCAAATATGCTGGAGAGGAGAATAATCAGTCTCCTCCCAGTTGCATTTCATGCTTCCTCTACCAGCGAGGGGAATGGGACTCCTTACAGCCCTTACGGACTGTGGTGTGACATCCTTATAGTTCATACAGACTAATTTACGACCCTAGGACTTCTAGtaccaaaaaatcattgccctgAGATTCTGTTCCCTGAGTGGATGGGGCCAGCACACAGAGCTAGGGAGTAGCAGGAATGGGACCAGCAGAGTTAGGAGCAGCATGGGGGCCAAGCCTGCCCCCGGCAAAGCCAAGCTGTGGGGACAGCAGTCTGGGAGCAAGGACAGCAAAGGCGAGCAGGACTTTCTGGGGCTTGCCCTTTGGAGGAGATGCCCTGTTGGATGGCAGCGTGCACAGAACTTCCTGTTTCGAGGGCCAGGTTTCAACATTTCACAGAAATGTCATATGAAAAGGGAGGCACAGAATCGCGAGTCAGATAGCCAGGCCGCTGGCTTCTGGCTGTGGACTGATAGGAACACCAAGGAGGGCTAGGGAGTTGCCACTTTTATTTTGGAGGGAAGAGTGGGACTTCCTGTGTGAGGCCTTCGAGGGGCGGGACTTCCTGTTTGGGAGGAAACGCGGGGCGGGACTTCGCAAGTGGATGAGTGGGTGCTGGAGGGACCCACTCCAGATGGTGGTCGCTCCTTCCTGCCGCCCCCGAATGTGGCGCCGCCCCCCAGAATCAGGTCCTAAAGCCCATCAAAGGAAGGGGCCTGAGGCACTGGGGACCcgtggaggaaggagaaggggtgcCAGGGAGTTTGTGGGATGGAGGGCAGAGGGGGCGGTGCGGCAGGCTGGCGGGCAGGGCGGCTTCTGCACTCTGGAATGCACGAGGTGTGAGGTCGGCCAGGGCCAAGAGAGTCACCTGCCCCCCTCGCTGCTATTCTCAGCActtcccaccctctccccctcccacttgGGAGGTTCCCTGGCAAGAGGGCTCCctgtccttcccccacccctgttGATTTCATAGCCCAGCCTCCTGCTTTCCCTGTCTTAGAGGATTCTCAGCTCTATTCTTTTGgcttgtcccctccctccctccctctgtcccaccCCCTCTGCGCACCCCAGTCTGACCGgtcaggctcccagctcccatcCTCCTGCTTTACCCTGCTGTGCTGCAAGGCTCTGAGGCTGTCCCAGCTCAGGCTTTCGTGCCCCACCCTGCTGGGCCTGTGAGTTTGGGTTGTGCCACTCCATAGCCCCCAGGAATGGGGCGTGTAGACCCCACCTCACGTGTCCAGTGTGCCCAGAGCTATCAGGAGAACAGGGTCCAAGTGCCCTGGGATCTCCCTTTTGAGAGGGAAAATGGGCTGAAGTGTTAAGGGCctagatggggggtgggggggagtttgGAATGCCTGACCAATCCCTGAATCTGGGGGTGGGAGAACAGAGGGTGTCTGGTGAACTCAGACTCCTCATGTGCTCCTGGGTTGGAAAATCTTTCATATTCCCAGCAGGGCCTGACAGGTGGGAGGCAGTTAGTTAAGGTGTGAATgagtggctggctggctgggtggaTGGGTGGTCAGCCTGGGGGGATTATAGAGAATGGATCCTGGGGTCTTGGGAAGTAAAAGGTACATTTATTTATCCAGTGCCTCCTTTGGGTCTGGTGCTACCTCTTACCTCATGTAATCCTAAAAGCAATTTCCCACTTTTCAGTGACGAATCTGAGACTCAGGAGGAGGCTTttagaaacttgcccaaggtcaccccgCTTGTAAGTGCTGGACTGCACTCTGAGCCTGGGTCTGACCCTAAAGCCACGCTGTCCCCGCTGTCCTGTGATGTCTGTGTCCCAAGAGAAGAGGAGGTGGCAATGGTCTCTAGGATGCCCTTTCCCTCTAGGACAGAGTCAGGGACAGCTCTCCTAAGCAGGCAAGGAGCCAGCACCCCCTTCCCGcttcctggcctggccctgccctgaaGGCACCACAGATCCAGATCCGGGAGGGAGTGTAGACAGGGCAGCCAGATGTCACTTTGTTGGCCTCAGGCCCAGCCTCTAGGGGCTCCTCGAAGGAGCAGGACTGGCCCCTGTCCCCAGGATCTgaacctccccacctcccagctgtCCAGCTACTtcattgatcctttttttttttttttttgttgagacagagtctcactttgttgcccaggctagagtgagtgccgtggcgtcagcttagctcacagcaacctcagactcctcggcttaagcgatcctactgcctcagcctcccgagtagctgggactacaggcatgcgccactatgcccggctaattttttctatatagatttttagttgtccatataatgtctttctatttttagtagagacggggtctcgctcaggctggtctcgaactcctgaccttgagcaatccacccgccttggcctcccagagtgctaggattacaggcgtgagccaccgcgcccggcctcattgatCCTTATTTTATTTGACCTTCAAAGAGGAAGACCAGCCTCTagggctgtccccaccccaggaccCAAGAGTCCTGAGGGCTAGAGTGCCCAGTTGTGCATGTcacactgcacaactccagggggtgCCACTCACATTTGAAATCACAGTCGATGCTTGAAGTCATGACAGTGACTGAAGTTGGCTATCAGTGTCTTGAAGAAGGGGGCATTTTGTTCTAATTAACACAAAGTTGCTTTTGGGCATGTGGTGAGGGCTGATCCTGTCCCTGCCAAAGAattctagcacagtgcctgtggCCCCTCACTCAGGACTTCTCAAAGGGAGGGCTTCGGGTGCCAGAGACTTGGTCCCTTGAAGGTTATGTTGGAATGTCACGGTGGAAAGTGCTGTCAAAAACTCTCCAGCTCTAGACAAACAAGAGATAGTCATCTATCagccaacaaatgtttattgttatattattcctttatttctgGTGAGAATGAACAATTTACTTGGCATCTTCACCCAAGTGTCTGCCAAGCAAGGCCAATGTTCCTATTCCTGTGCGTCTGCCCCCTTtggtctgtgtgcgtgtgtgtgtgcgtgcgcatgtgtgtgcgtgcgcgcgatggggggtgggggtaggttTTTGCGGTGGCCCAGTCTCTGCCCAGGTGTTGAGCTGATTGAAGTAGGTTGAAAACTGCTTTCACTCTCTAGCTGGCTGGACTGCCCTTTCCCTCTTAAacctctctccccgccccccgcccccaccccatcctgcccTCTCAGACCTGGTCACTCCCTTGGTTGCCCCACCTGTCAGCACCTTCTGCACCCAGAGCTTGGATGGGAAATGGAAAAttcccagctccctcctgctcccttccTGGCTACCGGGCCTCATCCAAGGGTCACCTTGAATTGAATGCGCTGatccccccctcccaccccccgcaGGGAAGCAAGTTGGAGCTGACAGCCAGGAGGGAGGGCTTCCAAGGGGGACCAGGGTGTGGGATGCAGCATGTTGAGGTCCCTGCTCTGAGAGGGGCtcagctgggggctggaggacagGACTGGTGATCCTGCAGCACAGTGGGGCAAGCGTGGAGGGCTGGCCCAGGGGCTGAGGCAGAGTCTGGATGGGGTGGGTCATGGGCCACAGGTTGAGGAAGGGGCCTGGGGCCTGAGTGGTCGGAGAGGGAGCCCTGGAGGATGGGACAGGGCACAAGGGCGGTAAGCAACGAGAGAGGGGCTTGAGGGAAAGCCAGGTCTGGGACCCAGAGCCCAGTGTCACAGGGATAGCCAGGACCCTGGCTGTGTCGTTGAGCTAGGCCTGAGTCGACCTCTGGTGGCCACTTTACAAATTGCAGCCAGACCTGCTCCCCGATGCCTGTCATCCCCCTCCCAGCTCTGTTCAAAGCCCCTACTCCTATGCCTAGTGTCCCACCTCCAACCTcaccttcccacctcccctcaaGCCCTCACTCCCTCTGAGACCCCAGACCTCCAAGACCCCAGACCCAGGTCCCAGACCACAGGCTGTGTTTGTTCTACAGGGCTCTGGGCTCAGTTTCTGTTGCCATGGTAatctttcccctttctccttttccttcactGTGGGAGGTCAGGGACCCTCTGGCCCAGGTCCCAGGGCTCACCCATGATGTGGCTTTGTGTCTGGAGGGGTGCTCAGTCCACAGAAGACCACAGCACATGGGAACCTCCCCCTACCCTACCCATCCATTTCCCGGGGCCTTGAGGGACCTCGCCCATCTggagggggtgggctggggtcAGGGTAGGGCCAGGATCTTCCCAACCTTCCACACCCCTCTCAGACCCAGGCTTCttgccctgcagcccctcccctggcCTGGCCACCAGCTGACTTCCCTCCGctggccccctcccctccactctgGGATTGGTGCCAGGGTGAGAAGGGGACACTGGCACTGACCGTGTCTGGGAATTCCCGCCCACCGAGGAGCCAGCAGGAGGGGGGTCCCCGTGTCCCTGAGGAGCCAATAGCAGCCAGGCCTTGCCCTGGGGGGGCGGTGTATATCTCTCAGGCCAGCACCCCCTAGGCGCTGTCTCCTCTCTGCCTGCTTGGCACCAGCCAGACCCCACTCTGCCCGGGGGGCTCTGAGCCCCCCAGGCACTCCCTTTGACACAGCCCTCTCCCCCTGGGGGGGTCTGGGGACCCTTTCCCCTCAGGGATGGCCCAGCCAGGTGTCTCTGTCAAGTCCCTGGTGTCATCTTATGAGACTCGAGTGGTGGGGATGGCTCCAGGGCCACCCCGAAAAAGGGGCTGTGTCTCTTCTCCTTGTTCCCCACGGGGAGCATCACCCATCCGAGGGGCATCTGGACCCCCACCCCACCGGGGCGTGGGGGGGCCAGGGCAGCGGCCCTCAGCCCGCCGGGGGATGGACAAAACCCTCCTCTCCCTGATTCTCTACTGTCACAGGTATGGGGGTGTGGGCGGGAAGCTGCGGCGAGTGGGGCTCGTGGAGGAGGCCAGAGCCTGCTCCAAGAAGGCAGCACCTGGGAcggctcctcctcctcacctctcacctccctGTGTCTCTCCAGTGGCTCCGGAAGCCTGGTTGGCATTGACAACAAGATCGAACAAGCCATGGTAAGAGAAGCCATCTTGGTCCTGGCAGGCCCTGGCCCCCTGAGCTCTGCCCCGGCCCTGCTCTCATTACCAGGGAACACCAACTCCCCGCTCCGTGACCTGCTCCCTGTTGGGCTCCCTTGGGTCCCCTCCCCTGCTGTCTCCACCTTGGCCCTTGACTTTGCTTGGCTTTGGTCTGTCTGCTGGCCCCTGTCTCTGTTTGTGAGCCCCGATTctgtctctgtcccctgccccatccctgctTTGCCCCTCATCATTTGAGTGCAGGGGAAGCTCCCACACCCAGGTCCTCGGGGcactgggaagggaaggaggttaGGGTGGCCTGGCACCCCTGATGCTTTGCTTGTCCCCCGGGCCCCCAGGACTTGGTGAAGTCCCACCTCATGTTTGCGGTCCgggaggaggtggaggtgctGAAGGAGCAGATCCGGGACCTAGCCGAGCGGAATGCCGCGCTGGAGCAGGAGAATGGACTGCTGCGTGCCCTGGCCAGCCCGGAGCAGCTGGCCCAGCTGCCTTCCTCGGGGGTCCCACGG is a genomic window containing:
- the TSC22D4 gene encoding TSC22 domain family protein 4, whose product is MSGGKKKSSFQITSVTTDYEGPGSPGGPDTPDLPAPTGPPPRLPNGEPSPDPGGKGTPRNGSPPPGAPASRFRVVKLPHGLGEPYRRGRWTCVDVYERDLEPPSFGRLLEGIRGASGGTGGRSLDSRLELASLGLGAPVPQSGLSQGPTSWLRPPPTSPGPQARSFTGGLGQLAVPGKAKVETPPLSASPPQQRPPEPGTRDSAGTSRAATPLPSLRVEVEAGGSAAGTPPLSRRKDGDVRLRMELVAPEEMGQVPALDSRPSSPALYFFPDTSLVHKSPDPFGAAAQSLSLARSMLAISGHLDSDDDSGSGSLVGIDNKIEQAMDLVKSHLMFAVREEVEVLKEQIRDLAERNAALEQENGLLRALASPEQLAQLPSSGVPRLGPPAPNGPSV